In Candidatus Nanosynbacter lyticus, one genomic interval encodes:
- the argS gene encoding arginine--tRNA ligase: MEQIIYQAVKQLFDQEVSVQLTRPDPKFGDFATNVALQLAKPLGKNPREIAEAIAEELRGHEELGEVSVAGPGFINVTLSDQAVLELLKVRPATNRSGQTVVIETNCPNPFKAMHIGHALNAILADTMANLLAVDGASVHRVSYHGDVGTHVGKSMWAILREIDGDVSKLDAIPADKRNEFMSRMYVEGARAAKESPEVRAEIDELAKQSFVLDDPLYKQVYEICKAWSFDEIDTNVARLGNVPIERRYVESETEVPGKALIKAKTPEVFTKSDGAYIFKGSQYGTFDNVFIGSHGNGLYGAHDMGLIQLKHQDYPNLDLSITVNGEEQAAYFRGVIAASELAIPELKGKLFNYVTGLVKLTTGKMSSRTGEVVTIGWLFDEFKKAIENAGGEPTDDVIAGALRYQFLKVKIGGDVIFDINEAVSLTGNTGSYLQYAHARARGILAKSEQAATFPTELFDEDRLLVRKLSEYTEAVNRATESLEPHHICAYLFELAQEFNRYYEKNQVVGSDKEVHRVGLVAVYADILKAGLTVLGIVAPERL, from the coding sequence ATGGAACAGATTATTTATCAGGCGGTGAAGCAACTTTTTGATCAAGAAGTATCAGTGCAGTTGACGCGTCCTGATCCAAAGTTTGGTGACTTTGCGACGAATGTGGCGCTGCAGCTAGCGAAGCCGCTGGGTAAGAATCCGCGCGAGATTGCCGAGGCAATCGCGGAAGAGTTGCGCGGTCATGAGGAACTGGGCGAGGTGAGCGTGGCTGGACCAGGCTTTATCAACGTGACGTTAAGCGATCAAGCGGTGCTTGAGTTATTGAAAGTGCGACCGGCCACCAATCGCTCAGGGCAAACAGTGGTCATTGAAACCAATTGCCCAAATCCGTTTAAGGCCATGCATATTGGTCACGCTTTGAATGCGATTTTGGCGGACACGATGGCGAATTTGCTAGCGGTGGATGGTGCGTCAGTACACCGAGTGAGTTACCACGGCGACGTCGGCACACATGTCGGCAAGAGCATGTGGGCGATTCTTCGCGAAATTGACGGTGATGTCAGCAAACTAGATGCCATTCCGGCCGACAAGCGCAACGAGTTTATGAGCCGTATGTATGTTGAAGGGGCGCGGGCAGCTAAGGAATCGCCAGAGGTGCGGGCAGAAATTGATGAGCTAGCCAAGCAATCGTTTGTGCTGGACGACCCGCTGTACAAGCAAGTGTATGAGATTTGTAAAGCCTGGAGTTTTGATGAAATTGATACCAATGTGGCACGGCTGGGTAATGTGCCGATTGAGCGGCGCTACGTTGAGAGCGAAACCGAAGTGCCAGGCAAGGCCTTGATTAAAGCAAAAACCCCAGAGGTCTTTACGAAGTCTGATGGTGCGTATATCTTCAAAGGCAGCCAATACGGTACGTTTGATAATGTGTTCATCGGTTCGCACGGCAACGGACTATACGGCGCGCACGATATGGGGCTGATTCAGTTGAAACATCAAGATTATCCAAATCTGGACCTATCGATTACGGTCAACGGCGAAGAGCAGGCGGCGTATTTCCGTGGGGTGATCGCGGCTAGTGAATTGGCGATTCCAGAATTGAAAGGTAAATTGTTTAATTATGTGACTGGCCTGGTTAAATTGACAACTGGAAAAATGAGCTCGCGAACGGGTGAGGTTGTTACAATTGGCTGGCTGTTTGACGAGTTTAAGAAGGCAATTGAAAATGCTGGTGGTGAACCAACTGACGACGTGATTGCTGGCGCGCTTCGTTATCAATTCTTGAAGGTGAAGATCGGTGGCGACGTCATATTTGATATAAATGAAGCTGTAAGCCTGACGGGTAACACCGGTAGCTATCTGCAATACGCACACGCTCGGGCGCGCGGGATTTTGGCAAAGTCTGAACAAGCAGCCACGTTCCCGACAGAATTGTTCGACGAAGACCGGCTGTTAGTCAGGAAATTGAGTGAATATACGGAGGCGGTTAACCGTGCCACCGAGAGCTTGGAGCCGCATCATATCTGTGCCTACCTGTTTGAGTTGGCACAGGAGTTCAATCGTTACTACGAGAAAAATCAAGTTGTCGGCAGCGATAAAGAAGTGCATCGTGTCGGTCTGGTGGCGGTGTATGCTGATATTTTGAAGGCGGGATTAACCGTTTTGGGTATTGTAGCACCAGAGAGATTGTAA
- a CDS encoding ribonucleoside-diphosphate reductase subunit alpha → MKEINVIKRDGTKEPFDANKINTAILKACDGLPDQISKVVQVATELQLTLFDGITTEQLDEAVIQTVLQNVKDDPDYDKIAARLLLKTVYKQILGDYETAAELKKLHAREFPKFIKAAVKDGLLDKRMADGRFDLKKLAAELDPARDDLSKYLGVVTNKNRYALRRQNGSPIETPQFTHMRIAMGLSYNETDPTAAAIEFYNHMSNLEYVPGGSTRVNAGGSFPQLSNCFLLNVDDDMESIAKAVRDTMWIAKGTGGIGIGFTKLRAAGSPVKTTNTESTGPIPFMKMIDTALFAVSRKGKKAGAAAIYIENWHLNFDQFVDLRQNSGDPYLRTRFANTAVFISDEFMKRVEKDQDWYLFDPAETPDLTELYGEDFSARYKEYVKMAEDGKLRTFDKVSARQQFKRILTSLQATSHPWLTWKDTINVRALNNNTGTIHLSNLCTEITLPQDKNNIATCNLVSINLSAFLSEDKTWDWDRLKEAARAAVRQLDNLCDITQTPIPEAMHSNQQTRAIGLGMMGFSDVLEKLGYCYESKEAYDLIDQLTEFISYHAIDQSADLAAELGSYPTFTGSGWSKGLLPIDTVDKLSKDRGVKVKIDQKTRLDWDSLRKKVKKGMRNATIMAIAPTANIGHVAGTTPGIDPQFAQIFSRSTLNGKFLEVNHNLVRDLKKLGLWDNLKDEIFAAQGDIQDIDGIPQNIKDVYKTSFQLSPYAFIEVAARAQKWVDQAISRNMYLETRDIDEYVKIYSEAWKRGLKTTYYLHVKPRHQSEQTTVSVDKIAEQKVRTNSKVRGFGFAKINK, encoded by the coding sequence GTGAAAGAAATTAACGTGATTAAGCGTGATGGCACAAAAGAGCCATTTGATGCTAATAAAATTAACACAGCTATTTTGAAAGCCTGTGATGGCTTGCCGGATCAAATTTCTAAAGTTGTTCAGGTGGCAACCGAATTGCAATTGACCTTATTTGACGGGATTACCACTGAACAGTTAGATGAGGCAGTGATTCAGACGGTTTTACAGAATGTTAAGGATGATCCAGATTATGATAAGATTGCGGCACGTTTACTGCTTAAAACGGTCTATAAGCAGATTCTAGGTGATTATGAAACAGCAGCAGAATTGAAGAAGCTTCACGCTCGTGAATTTCCTAAGTTTATTAAGGCTGCGGTTAAAGATGGACTGTTAGACAAGCGAATGGCAGATGGCCGGTTTGATTTGAAAAAGTTGGCAGCGGAACTTGATCCAGCAAGAGATGATTTAAGTAAATATTTGGGTGTGGTGACCAATAAAAATCGTTATGCTCTTCGTAGGCAAAACGGTTCACCAATTGAAACGCCGCAATTCACTCATATGCGTATTGCTATGGGGCTTAGCTACAACGAGACTGATCCGACTGCTGCAGCGATTGAGTTTTATAATCACATGAGCAATCTGGAGTATGTTCCGGGCGGCTCAACGCGAGTTAATGCTGGCGGCTCCTTCCCGCAGCTCAGTAACTGTTTCTTGCTTAATGTTGACGACGATATGGAATCAATTGCTAAGGCGGTGCGTGACACGATGTGGATTGCCAAAGGTACTGGTGGTATTGGTATTGGTTTTACAAAGCTACGTGCAGCGGGCAGTCCAGTTAAAACCACCAACACCGAATCAACCGGTCCGATTCCGTTTATGAAGATGATTGATACGGCGCTGTTTGCAGTTTCTCGTAAAGGTAAGAAAGCCGGTGCGGCTGCGATTTACATAGAGAACTGGCATTTGAATTTTGACCAATTTGTCGATCTTCGCCAAAACTCTGGCGACCCGTATCTAAGAACCAGGTTTGCTAATACGGCAGTCTTTATCTCTGATGAATTTATGAAGAGAGTAGAGAAAGACCAAGATTGGTATTTGTTTGACCCTGCGGAAACTCCAGACTTGACGGAATTATATGGTGAAGATTTCTCGGCACGATATAAAGAATATGTAAAGATGGCAGAAGATGGGAAATTGCGTACGTTCGATAAGGTATCGGCTCGTCAGCAATTTAAGCGTATTTTGACCAGCCTACAAGCAACATCGCATCCGTGGTTGACTTGGAAAGATACAATTAACGTGCGGGCGCTGAATAATAATACCGGTACAATTCATCTCAGTAACTTGTGTACGGAGATTACCTTGCCGCAGGATAAAAACAATATTGCAACCTGTAATTTGGTGAGTATCAATTTATCGGCATTTCTGAGCGAGGATAAAACTTGGGACTGGGATCGATTGAAAGAAGCGGCTCGTGCGGCGGTGCGACAATTGGACAATTTGTGTGATATTACTCAAACTCCAATTCCAGAAGCAATGCACTCTAATCAGCAGACGCGAGCAATTGGTTTGGGTATGATGGGATTTTCTGACGTGCTGGAAAAATTGGGCTATTGCTATGAATCAAAAGAGGCTTACGATTTAATTGATCAATTGACGGAATTTATTAGCTATCATGCCATTGATCAGTCAGCTGATTTGGCGGCGGAGTTGGGTAGTTATCCAACATTTACCGGCAGTGGCTGGAGTAAGGGATTGTTGCCGATTGATACGGTTGATAAGTTATCTAAAGATCGCGGCGTGAAGGTGAAAATAGACCAAAAGACACGACTGGACTGGGATAGCTTGCGAAAGAAGGTGAAGAAGGGAATGCGAAATGCGACTATTATGGCAATTGCGCCAACGGCTAATATTGGGCATGTGGCGGGAACGACTCCTGGAATTGATCCGCAATTTGCACAGATTTTCAGTCGTTCGACTTTGAACGGTAAGTTTCTGGAAGTGAACCATAATTTAGTTCGCGATTTGAAGAAGCTTGGTCTGTGGGACAATTTGAAGGATGAGATTTTTGCGGCGCAGGGCGATATTCAAGATATTGATGGTATTCCGCAAAACATCAAGGATGTCTATAAAACAAGTTTCCAGCTTAGTCCGTACGCGTTTATTGAGGTGGCGGCTAGGGCTCAGAAGTGGGTCGATCAAGCGATTTCTCGAAATATGTACCTGGAGACGCGAGACATTGATGAATATGTGAAGATTTATTCGGAAGCGTGGAAGCGTGGCTTGAAAACGACATATTATCTGCACGTTAAGCCGCGTCACCAGTCGGAGCAGACAACAGTTTCAGTTGATAAAATTGCAGAACAAAAAGTCCGCACAAATAGTAAAGTGCGCGGATTTGGATTTGCGAAAATTAATAAATAA
- a CDS encoding pyridoxamine 5'-phosphate oxidase family protein, producing MNELAKEILDTVEVGALATVNADRTPLVTPIHFARLDDSIIWISEPTARHSVNAFRSGKAEFVVWDDQKRAVFLKTNVTELSESEKEAAMAAYKKKLPSFMPRCQNPQLYIAPIGKLDEKTTTGSWLHFIA from the coding sequence ATGAACGAACTGGCAAAAGAAATATTAGATACTGTTGAAGTTGGCGCCCTGGCTACTGTTAATGCTGATAGGACACCACTGGTGACGCCAATACATTTTGCACGACTGGACGATTCAATAATTTGGATATCAGAACCGACTGCGCGACATTCAGTAAACGCATTTCGCAGCGGCAAGGCAGAATTTGTGGTTTGGGATGATCAAAAGCGGGCAGTTTTCTTAAAAACTAATGTAACTGAATTGTCAGAATCTGAAAAAGAAGCGGCTATGGCGGCCTATAAGAAGAAATTGCCTAGCTTTATGCCACGCTGTCAGAATCCGCAATTATATATTGCACCAATCGGTAAACTTGATGAAAAAACCACAACAGGAAGTTGGCTACACTTTATTGCATAA
- a CDS encoding ABC transporter permease, protein MKILIRNHFESATQALKANRGRTFLTVMGVTIGIASITMVLSLTSGINQLFGGTTKHSSEPVAIVKSGNKKDVTNLLTESDNATTVNTLTEKDSKDISKITNTKAAPIAFLHTELRARDGKIDTQNATLIGSTESLKDVTNLQIAHGEFINEVGGVVVGQQLSIDLFGTEKSIGNVIFIRNQPLTVVGVLKNIENPVSYLDIDFNNAAITPLSVVKKFTQGTPQIQQIVMTTNSHQDLGSAIASANNILKKNHDSDKNYRIVSGDEINEKKSNLAKFISIILTVIGIISLLIGGVGIMNVMLVNVAERQREVGVRRAVGATGWDIINQFLIEAAIIGLLGGIFGYGLGITGVYLVSLYLPLTPYIYWQTAVLSIGLSLIIGVISGVYPAARATKRDPIESLRY, encoded by the coding sequence ATGAAAATATTGATAAGAAATCATTTTGAGAGCGCCACTCAAGCACTGAAGGCTAATCGTGGACGTACCTTTTTAACAGTCATGGGTGTGACGATTGGTATTGCCAGTATTACCATGGTTCTGTCCTTAACTAGTGGCATTAATCAACTATTCGGTGGTACCACTAAACATTCCAGTGAGCCTGTTGCTATAGTTAAGTCTGGCAATAAAAAAGATGTCACTAATCTACTAACAGAATCAGATAACGCAACCACTGTTAATACTCTGACCGAGAAAGATTCTAAGGATATTAGTAAAATAACCAATACAAAAGCCGCACCTATTGCCTTTTTACATACTGAACTACGCGCCCGTGATGGTAAAATTGATACTCAAAACGCCACGCTAATTGGCAGCACGGAGTCTCTTAAAGATGTCACTAATCTGCAAATTGCTCATGGAGAATTTATCAACGAAGTAGGCGGAGTTGTAGTTGGTCAACAGCTATCAATTGATTTATTCGGCACCGAGAAATCTATTGGTAATGTTATTTTTATCCGCAATCAACCCCTAACGGTTGTCGGTGTATTAAAAAATATCGAAAATCCAGTTAGTTACCTGGATATAGATTTTAATAATGCCGCCATTACACCTCTTTCGGTGGTTAAAAAATTCACACAAGGAACGCCGCAAATTCAGCAAATTGTCATGACCACCAATAGCCATCAAGATCTTGGATCAGCCATAGCATCTGCTAATAATATCCTGAAGAAAAACCACGATAGCGACAAAAATTATCGAATTGTTTCTGGCGATGAAATCAATGAGAAGAAATCTAACCTAGCAAAGTTTATCTCAATAATCCTCACAGTTATCGGTATCATCTCTCTATTAATCGGCGGAGTTGGTATTATGAACGTAATGTTAGTCAACGTTGCCGAACGTCAGCGAGAAGTTGGCGTTAGGCGAGCAGTTGGCGCTACAGGTTGGGACATTATCAACCAATTCTTAATCGAAGCAGCCATCATTGGACTACTAGGCGGTATATTTGGCTACGGATTAGGAATCACTGGAGTTTATTTAGTAAGCTTATATCTTCCTCTCACGCCATACATATATTGGCAAACAGCCGTCTTATCAATTGGACTTTCGTTGATTATTGGTGTAATTTCTGGTGTCTATCCAGCAGCCCGCGCCACCAAACGAGACCCAATTGAATCACTAAGATATTAA
- a CDS encoding bifunctional phosphoglucose/phosphomannose isomerase: MLDDINVIKQYDPGDVLSGVLNIPEQARYEVVVHEGSNQRRDFKNIVIAGMGGSALAADMVRVLTAGWLHLPLEVVKGYDLPGFVGEETLVIAVSHSGNTEETLSCYQQALDKKSCLAVMSTGGELIKRANNDNITYAQIPAGTQPRMSTVYHLRGLLKLLQYFWVIDGDLYNQVADSADWLEGEISHWTPAVPEKNNLAKQIAKMTIGKTLVIFGGELTWPLAYKWKISWNESAKNLAFSNQYPEFNHNEFIGWSSHPVEKPFTVFDIRSNLEQARIRERMELSDRLLSGKRPKAHVLELQGRTLMQQLLWGLVLADAASIYTAILNGVNPGPVHLIEKLKAELS; the protein is encoded by the coding sequence ATGTTAGATGACATAAATGTGATAAAACAGTATGATCCAGGAGATGTGCTTAGTGGTGTTTTGAACATTCCGGAACAAGCACGCTACGAAGTAGTAGTTCACGAGGGGTCAAATCAGCGACGTGATTTTAAGAATATTGTAATTGCTGGAATGGGTGGATCAGCGCTGGCGGCAGATATGGTCCGAGTATTAACTGCAGGTTGGTTGCATCTTCCACTAGAAGTAGTAAAGGGCTATGATTTGCCGGGTTTTGTTGGTGAAGAAACGCTGGTTATTGCGGTTAGTCATTCAGGTAATACCGAAGAAACATTGAGTTGTTATCAGCAAGCATTAGATAAAAAATCTTGCTTAGCAGTAATGTCAACTGGCGGAGAATTGATTAAGCGAGCAAATAACGACAATATCACGTACGCTCAGATTCCAGCGGGCACTCAGCCACGCATGTCGACTGTTTATCATTTGCGAGGGCTATTGAAATTATTACAGTATTTTTGGGTGATTGACGGCGATTTATATAATCAGGTGGCGGATAGTGCTGACTGGCTGGAGGGTGAAATTTCTCATTGGACGCCTGCAGTGCCAGAGAAAAATAATCTAGCTAAGCAGATTGCTAAAATGACAATTGGTAAAACGTTAGTTATTTTTGGTGGTGAATTAACTTGGCCGCTGGCTTACAAATGGAAGATTAGTTGGAATGAATCAGCAAAGAATTTGGCGTTCTCTAATCAGTATCCAGAGTTTAACCATAACGAGTTTATTGGCTGGTCGTCACATCCAGTAGAAAAACCGTTTACGGTCTTTGATATTCGTAGTAATTTGGAGCAAGCTAGGATCCGCGAACGGATGGAATTAAGCGACCGTCTGTTGAGCGGCAAGCGACCAAAAGCGCACGTACTGGAACTCCAGGGAAGGACGCTGATGCAACAATTATTATGGGGATTAGTATTGGCTGATGCAGCTAGTATTTATACAGCAATTCTCAATGGCGTTAATCCGGGGCCAGTCCATCTAATTGAAAAGTTAAAGGCTGAGTTAAGTTAA
- a CDS encoding ribonucleotide-diphosphate reductase subunit beta, which translates to MGILGSGLRDGLSLHPIRYPWAYDLYNQAVANTWFPNEVQLVQDLADFEKLSDDEKHALKTVISYLNPNELLINKSLAFGIYPYVNAAEAQLYLSKQMWEEANHFMTFEYIIETFPFDREEIYAAGFGKKSLADKADFQNKHLDVMLDPNLDIYSLEGKKDFVRSLVAYNIVLEGIWFYSGFMVGMSFRQRNLLRNVGSLLDWITRDENLHLTFGINLLLTILDENPELQTQEFAEEIRGLILQAVELEKAYNKDMLPKGILGLNADYVNQYVMHMTDRRLQELGFEPEYNVPNPAKWMAAANDTLELVNFFESTNTSYEVNTTK; encoded by the coding sequence ATGGGAATTTTAGGTTCAGGTCTGCGTGACGGTTTGTCACTTCACCCAATTCGTTACCCTTGGGCATATGATCTTTATAATCAAGCAGTGGCTAACACGTGGTTTCCAAATGAAGTTCAATTAGTTCAAGATTTGGCAGATTTTGAAAAATTGTCAGATGATGAAAAGCACGCATTGAAAACAGTTATTAGTTATTTGAACCCAAACGAGTTATTGATCAATAAATCGTTAGCGTTCGGTATTTATCCATATGTGAACGCGGCGGAAGCTCAACTATACTTGTCAAAACAGATGTGGGAAGAAGCTAATCACTTCATGACGTTTGAATACATTATTGAGACATTTCCGTTTGATCGCGAGGAGATTTACGCTGCGGGCTTTGGTAAAAAATCATTGGCAGATAAGGCTGACTTCCAGAATAAGCATTTGGATGTGATGCTTGATCCGAATTTGGATATTTATTCGCTGGAAGGTAAGAAGGACTTTGTTCGTTCATTGGTGGCATATAACATTGTGCTGGAGGGAATTTGGTTCTATTCGGGCTTTATGGTTGGCATGAGTTTCCGTCAGCGTAATTTGTTGCGCAATGTTGGCTCACTACTGGACTGGATTACTCGCGATGAAAATCTTCATTTGACGTTTGGTATCAATTTGCTTTTGACGATTTTGGACGAGAATCCAGAATTGCAAACACAGGAATTTGCAGAAGAAATCCGTGGCTTGATTTTGCAGGCGGTAGAGCTTGAAAAAGCTTATAACAAAGATATGCTACCAAAGGGCATTTTGGGCTTGAACGCTGATTATGTCAATCAATATGTCATGCATATGACGGACCGTCGTTTGCAAGAATTGGGCTTTGAGCCAGAGTATAATGTGCCAAATCCAGCTAAATGGATGGCGGCCGCTAATGACACGTTGGAATTGGTAAACTTCTTTGAGAGTACAAATACTAGCTATGAAGTTAATACCACGAAGTAA
- the groL gene encoding chaperonin GroEL (60 kDa chaperone family; promotes refolding of misfolded polypeptides especially under stressful conditions; forms two stacked rings of heptamers to form a barrel-shaped 14mer; ends can be capped by GroES; misfolded proteins enter the barrel where they are refolded when GroES binds) has protein sequence MAKKVFYDDDARARVLGGAEALYNAVKVTYGPKGRNVVIAKGFGGPTVTHDGVTVAEGIELPENDDETLGYKVGADLIKQAAKNLNKQAGDGTTTVTVLTYSILKEANRLIAAGHNPMELRKGIEQAGAEIVKELNKLAEPIEGKSDRVAEVATISAGDAEIGKLIAGVIEKVGKDGVVTVEAGQGLELEAEVVEGFSLDKGWVSPFFVTDTGRQEAVYEKPAILITDKKISSVQEFLPMLEKLAQSGKKDVVLIADEVEGEALSILVLNKLKGVFNTVAVKAPSFGDRRKEILRDIAVLTGATVISEDHGLTFENAGLEVLGSARKVIVGKDETTIVEGAGKPSAVKEQIAQIKALSDNASSEYEKEQFDKRAAALSGKVAVIKVGGATETEIDEKKFRVDDAVAATKAALAEGIVAGGGVTLVNLAGGLKVTGADSIAAGRQILKDALKHPFLQIMRNAGLNADALLAQVEAGKAGFGVNVMKPENELVDVKKAGVIDPARVTKEAVQNAVSIASTAATMGALVVDVPEPEAPAAPGGMPGMGMM, from the coding sequence ATGGCAAAAAAAGTTTTTTACGATGACGATGCGCGCGCTCGCGTGTTGGGCGGCGCCGAGGCGCTGTATAATGCAGTTAAGGTAACCTACGGGCCAAAGGGCCGCAATGTGGTGATTGCCAAGGGGTTTGGCGGGCCAACCGTGACGCACGATGGCGTGACAGTGGCGGAAGGAATTGAATTACCAGAGAATGACGATGAGACGCTAGGCTACAAGGTTGGTGCGGATTTGATTAAACAAGCGGCCAAGAACTTGAACAAGCAGGCTGGTGACGGTACCACGACGGTGACGGTGCTGACCTATTCGATTTTGAAAGAGGCCAACCGGTTGATCGCGGCAGGGCACAACCCGATGGAGCTACGCAAAGGTATCGAGCAGGCTGGCGCGGAAATTGTCAAAGAGCTGAACAAATTAGCTGAGCCAATTGAGGGTAAGTCCGATCGCGTGGCCGAGGTAGCGACCATTTCGGCGGGTGACGCGGAAATTGGCAAATTGATCGCTGGTGTCATCGAGAAAGTTGGCAAAGACGGCGTGGTGACGGTTGAAGCTGGCCAAGGTTTGGAGCTGGAAGCCGAGGTTGTTGAGGGCTTCAGCCTAGATAAGGGCTGGGTCAGTCCGTTCTTCGTCACCGACACTGGTCGACAAGAGGCGGTTTACGAAAAGCCAGCGATTTTGATTACCGATAAGAAAATTTCCAGCGTGCAAGAGTTCCTGCCGATGCTAGAGAAATTAGCACAATCTGGTAAAAAGGACGTGGTACTAATCGCTGATGAAGTTGAGGGCGAGGCGCTGAGCATTTTGGTATTGAACAAGCTCAAGGGTGTATTTAATACCGTGGCGGTCAAGGCACCAAGCTTTGGCGACCGCCGCAAGGAGATTTTGCGTGACATCGCGGTGCTGACCGGCGCAACGGTGATTTCTGAAGATCACGGTTTGACGTTTGAGAATGCTGGCCTGGAGGTCTTGGGCTCAGCACGCAAGGTGATTGTCGGCAAAGACGAAACCACCATCGTTGAGGGCGCGGGCAAGCCATCAGCCGTGAAGGAGCAGATCGCTCAGATCAAGGCACTGTCCGACAATGCTTCCAGCGAATACGAAAAAGAACAATTCGACAAGCGGGCGGCGGCGCTATCTGGCAAAGTTGCCGTTATCAAAGTCGGCGGTGCGACCGAGACAGAAATTGACGAAAAGAAGTTCCGCGTGGACGACGCCGTGGCAGCCACTAAGGCAGCCTTGGCTGAGGGTATCGTCGCTGGTGGTGGCGTAACCTTGGTTAATTTGGCTGGCGGTCTGAAGGTGACTGGTGCAGACAGCATCGCGGCTGGCCGGCAGATTTTAAAGGACGCCCTGAAGCACCCATTCCTGCAGATTATGCGTAACGCTGGTTTGAACGCCGACGCACTACTAGCGCAAGTCGAGGCGGGCAAGGCTGGCTTTGGTGTTAATGTCATGAAACCCGAAAATGAATTGGTGGATGTCAAAAAAGCTGGTGTCATCGACCCAGCGCGTGTCACCAAGGAAGCGGTGCAGAACGCGGTATCCATCGCTTCGACCGCAGCGACCATGGGCGCATTAGTCGTCGACGTGCCAGAGCCAGAAGCTCCAGCTGCGCCTGGCGGCATGCCGGGTATGGGGATGATGTAA
- a CDS encoding ABC transporter ATP-binding protein, whose product MKEAIPPRIRLVNVTKKFGFGDAEIRALDNVNLTVKKGEFIAIMGPSGCGKTTLLNTLGLLDQPSEGEYYLDDVAVDNLNSRRRAKIRSKHIGFVFQNFNLIPRLTVIENVALPLTYKGLGKVKRLQEASRILKTFHLGQREYYMPHQLSGGQVQRVAIARALVNSPSIILADEPTGNLDSKSSHLIMEELSDLHRRGNTIIMVTHNPELIHYASRVITMLDGKIDTDEHKEKRKFTKKLIEDDEKEDKYRNKKSSTKKKAKKS is encoded by the coding sequence ATGAAAGAAGCAATTCCACCACGCATTAGGCTTGTTAATGTCACCAAAAAATTTGGCTTTGGCGATGCTGAAATTCGCGCCTTAGATAACGTTAATTTAACCGTTAAAAAAGGTGAGTTTATTGCTATTATGGGCCCAAGCGGCTGCGGCAAGACCACCCTCTTAAATACCCTCGGTCTATTAGACCAGCCATCCGAAGGAGAATACTACCTAGATGACGTTGCCGTAGATAACCTAAATTCACGACGACGCGCTAAAATTCGCTCCAAACACATTGGCTTTGTTTTTCAAAATTTTAACCTAATTCCTCGATTAACTGTCATCGAAAACGTAGCACTACCCTTGACTTACAAGGGGCTAGGAAAAGTTAAACGTCTACAAGAGGCTAGTCGTATCCTAAAAACCTTTCACCTAGGCCAGCGTGAATACTACATGCCACATCAATTATCCGGCGGTCAAGTCCAGCGTGTAGCAATTGCCAGGGCACTAGTTAATAGCCCATCAATTATCCTTGCCGACGAGCCAACAGGTAACCTTGATAGTAAATCAAGTCACCTTATCATGGAAGAGCTATCAGACCTGCATCGTCGTGGTAATACCATAATTATGGTTACTCATAACCCAGAACTGATCCATTACGCCAGCCGCGTCATCACTATGCTGGACGGTAAAATTGATACTGATGAGCATAAAGAAAAGCGTAAATTCACTAAGAAACTTATTGAAGATGATGAAAAAGAAGATAAGTATAGGAATAAAAAATCTTCGACTAAAAAGAAGGCAAAAAAATCATGA
- a CDS encoding co-chaperone GroES — protein sequence MSVPIQPLGDRVVAVREEAKTQTASGIYLPDNAKEKPIIAEIKAVGGDVKNVKIGDRIIYKEYSTTDLKIDGTEYLIVREEDILATVV from the coding sequence GTGAGCGTACCTATTCAGCCTCTTGGCGACCGTGTGGTAGCGGTGCGGGAAGAAGCAAAAACGCAGACGGCGAGTGGAATTTACTTGCCTGATAATGCTAAAGAAAAGCCAATAATTGCTGAAATTAAAGCAGTTGGCGGCGATGTTAAGAATGTTAAGATTGGCGATCGAATTATCTACAAGGAATATTCGACCACGGATTTGAAAATTGACGGTACGGAATATTTGATTGTCCGCGAGGAAGATATTTTAGCAACGGTTGTTTGA